In the genome of Terriglobia bacterium, the window TTTTCATCTCTCCTCGCGCCCGAAATGAGGTTGGATGTTACCTTGCTTTTCTGCGGTGGGGAAAGCATACCACTGCTAAGACAACGCACCAATTGAGTTCGGCATATAGACAGGATCTCGCCGACGGGATTCTGTCGCCCGATCTCTGCTTTCCGCTTGAAATCAGGAAGCAATGGGGCACAGCGGATGTCCCTTGGCGGATCGAGCGTCGAGGTGATCCGACTGTTTTATTTTTGCCGCCAAAGTATGCGGATGCCTTTGATATTCGTTCTGGCCACCTCGGCAGCGGGGGCTTGATGGACGTGTGGTTTTAAAAAGGAATCGGCATAGTCAGCGAGCGGTATCTGCACCAGGGCACTTATGAAGCGTGGACTAAGGTGCTTAAGGCTTTCATTAAGGTACGGCAAATCAAGAACTGAACATGGCCACTCCAGATTATCTTGGATTCAAGGGAAAGCACGGCTCTGGCACGATCGTGCTTTGCGCCCGCGGACGCGTCGTACGCCGATGCTCCTGGTTCTGGATCCGTCCGCCTCACCTTCCCGTGGCCGGCTTGGTGGCGCGGATGAACGCGCTCAGGAATTTCCCGTCTACCTGCGGCCCGATGGCATCCACGTCGATGCCTTTGTCAAGGAGGAACGAGAGGGCGTCCTTGGTCCGATAGATGCGGGTAGGCACGATGTCGATCTGCTCGAAGCCCGCGGCGGCCAGCTTGGTCCGGTACTCGTTCTCTTCCAGGGCCCCGGCTACGCATCCCACCCACAACAGGACGCTTTTGCGTATCGCCGGGAGCATTTCGCCCCTGGTGACCACGTCGGATACCGCGAAGCGGCCGCCAGGCTTCAATACCCGAAACGCCTCCGCCAGAACCCGGTCCTTGTTGGCCGAAAGGTTGATGACACAGTTCGAGATGATCACGTCGACCGAATTATCCGGGAGTGGGATGTTTTCAATTTCGCCCTTCAGAAACTCCACGTTGGCCACTCCGGCTTTGCGTTTGTTCTCCTCCGCAAGAGCCAGCATTTCGTCGGTCATGTCCAGACCGTAGGCCTTCCCCGCCGGACCGACACGTTTCGCGGACAGCAGAACGTCGATGCCGCCACCCGATCCCAAGTCGAGCACCACGTCGCCCGGTTTCAGTTCCGCCAGCGCGGTGGGGTTGCCGCAACCAAGGGATGAGAGCACGGCGGTATCCGGCAAGTGCTCTACCTGGTTGGGATCATACAGATTGCTCGTGATCGGATCGGCACAACGCTGTTCCGCCGGAGCCGCTCCGCAACACCCACCCTTGCTGCCGCTGATGACTTTGAGGGCTGCTTGCCCATATTTTTCTCTCACCACTTTTTTGACGTCTTCGGTACTCATGAGTCCTCCTACCTGCTGATATGGATGATTTTTTCGGGCTCGATTGCTTTCGAGCGCGTACAGCATTCGGCATAAAGAAAGCGCAACAGCTCCTGCAGAGTCTCCGTGTTGGCAGTGTAACGCAAAAACGTGCCTTCCCGTTTTACTGCGATCAGGTCCTCGTTCTTCAGCTTCTCAAGATGGTGGGACAGGTTGGAAGGCGCGATCCCCAGCTCCTCCTGAATCTCTCCCACGACCATGCCTTCCGGGTGCGCCGCCAGCAGCACCCGCACGATCCGGAGCCGCGACTCGGTCCCCATGGCGGCGAGCATGTCGGCGTAGCGCGCGATCAGTTCAGACTCTTCTCTTGCCATCGGTATCACTCCAGTACCCGGTCCATTATTCTATAATTCAAATATAATTGAAATATAGAATTTGTCAACCCCCAGCAGGGGGAAACGAAGTGGGCGCCGGGGGCCCGACGGCGCCCTGAAAGCGGCGAATTTGGAGTAGCCGGCAATATCCGGGCAACGTCTGACCGATGCTGACATCCCGGGTCGCGTCTGGCAGCCGCGACCCACAGGGGCGCCGAAGGAAATTGCGGGTCTGCCAAGAGTCGATCTATACTGGCCGTCATTGAAAAGCAGGAGGAGCTATGAGACCGATGCAATATTTCGTTGCAGATATGCCCCGCAGGGAATTCCTCCAGGCCAGCTTCAAGGGAGGCATCGCCCTGGCGGCAACCCCCACCCTGATGACGAATCTGCTGTCCGCCATGGAATCCACGGCCGGCGGTGCGAAGCCGGCCCCGGATCCCCAGATGCTGAACCGCGTCATCCAGGCAGCGCTTCAGAAGGGGGGCGAGTTTGCGGAAGTGTACGTAGAGAACAGGATCTCGAGAGACATCCTGATGGAAGAGTCCAAAGTAAAGCAGGCAGTCTTCGGCATCAGCCAGGGGGCGGGCGTGCGCGTCATCTCGGGCGACAAGACTGGATACGCCTACACAGACGAAATCAGTGAAGACAAGCTGAAGAGGGCTGCCGAGGTAGCCTCTTATGT includes:
- a CDS encoding arsenite methyltransferase, translated to MSTEDVKKVVREKYGQAALKVISGSKGGCCGAAPAEQRCADPITSNLYDPNQVEHLPDTAVLSSLGCGNPTALAELKPGDVVLDLGSGGGIDVLLSAKRVGPAGKAYGLDMTDEMLALAEENKRKAGVANVEFLKGEIENIPLPDNSVDVIISNCVINLSANKDRVLAEAFRVLKPGGRFAVSDVVTRGEMLPAIRKSVLLWVGCVAGALEENEYRTKLAAAGFEQIDIVPTRIYRTKDALSFLLDKGIDVDAIGPQVDGKFLSAFIRATKPATGR
- a CDS encoding metalloregulator ArsR/SmtB family transcription factor; amino-acid sequence: MAREESELIARYADMLAAMGTESRLRIVRVLLAAHPEGMVVGEIQEELGIAPSNLSHHLEKLKNEDLIAVKREGTFLRYTANTETLQELLRFLYAECCTRSKAIEPEKIIHISR